One Prunus dulcis chromosome 7, ALMONDv2, whole genome shotgun sequence DNA segment encodes these proteins:
- the LOC117634023 gene encoding zeaxanthin epoxidase, chloroplastic — MASTLFYNSMNLSAAVFSRTHFPIPINKDFPLEFSHCIHTDYHLRSRTRSGQKKCLTEVRATVASPTEVPSAPASTQPKKLRILVAGGGIGGLVFALAAKKKGFDVVVFEKDLSAVRGEGQYRGPIQIQSNALAALEAIDMDVAEEVMRVGCVTGDRINGLVDGVSGTWYVKFDTFTPAVERGLPVTRVISRIALQQILARAVGEEIIINDSNVVNFEDLGDKVNVILENGQRYEGDMLVGADGIWSKVRKNLFGLNEAVYSGYTCYTGIADFVPADINSVGYRVFLGHKQYFVSSDVGGGKMQWYAFHKESPGGVDGPNGKKERLLKIFEGWCDNVIDLLLTTEEDAILRRDIYDRTPILTWGKGHVTLLGDSVHAMQPNMGQGGCMAIEDGYQLALELDKAWKKSSETGIPVDVASSLRSYENSRRLRVAIIHGMARMAALMASTYKAYLGVGLGPLSFLTKFRIPHPGRVGGRVFIDKAMPLMLSWVLGGNSSKLEGRSPSCRLSDKASDQLRTWFEDDDALERAIDGEWYLIPCGQDNDASQLICLNRDEKNPCIIGSAPHGDVSGISIAIPKPQVSEMHARISYKDGAFYLTDLRSEHGTWIADIEGKRYRVPPNFPARFRPSDAIEIGSQKVAFRVKVMKSSPGSVEKEGILQAA, encoded by the exons ATGGCTTCTACTCTGTTTTACAACTCAATGAACCTCTCAGCAGCAGTTTTCTCAAGAACCCACTTCCCAATCCCCATCAACAAGGACTTCCCACTTGAATTTTCACATTGTATTCACACTGACTACCATTTGAGAAGCAGAACAAGAAGTGGGCAGAAGAAGTGTTTGACAGAGGTGAGAGCTACTGTGGCCTCACCCACAGAGGTCCCCAGTGCACCCGCATCGACTCAACCAAAGAAGCTTCGAATTCTGGTTGCTGGGGGAGGAATTGGAGGACTGGTTTTTGCTTTGGCAGCAAAGAAGAAGGGGTTTGATGTGGTGGTGTTTGAGAAGGATTTAAGTGCTGTAAGAGGAGAAGGACAGTATAGAGGTCCTATTCAGATACAGAGTAATGCATTGGCTGCTTTGGAAGCCATTGATATGGATGTTGCTGAGGAGGTTATGAGAGTTGGTTGTGTTACTGGTGACAGGATCAATGGCCTGGTTGATGGGGTTTCTGGTACTTG GTATGTCAAGTTTGACACATTCACTCCTGCAGTGGAACGAGGGCTTCCAGTTACAAGAGTTATAAGCCGAATAGCCTTGCAACAAATCCTTGCTCGTGCTGTTGGAGAAGAAATTATTATAAACGATAGTAATGTTGTTAATTTTGAGGATCTTGGAGATAAG GTGAATGTGATACTTGAGAATGGACAGCGTTATGAAGGTGATATGCTGGTTGGAGCGGATGGTATATGGTCAAAG GTGAGGAAGAACTTGTTTGGATTAAACGAAGCTGTTTACTCTGGTTATACTTGTTATACTGGTATAGCTGATTTTGTACCTGCTGACATTAATTCCGTAGG GTACCGAGTATTTTTGGGGCACAAACAATACTTCGTTTCTTCAGATGTGGGTGGGGGCAAAATGCAATGGTATGCATTTCACAAGGAATCACCTGGTGGTGTTGATGGCCCCAACG GTAAAAAGGAAAGGCTGCTTAAAATATTTGAGGGCTGGTGTGATAATGTGATTGATTTGTTACTTACCACAGAGGAAGATGCAATTCTGCGACGTGACATATATGATAGGACACCCATTTTAACTTGGGGAAAGGGTCATGTGACCTTGCTTGGGGATTCTGTTCATGCTATGCAGCCAAATATGGGTCAAGGTGGATGCATGGCCATTGAG GATGGTTATCAACTTGCATTGGAGCTTGATAAAGCATGGAAGAAAAGTAGCGAAACGGGAATTCCTGTTGATGTTGCTTCTTCTTTAAGAAG CTATGAGAATTCTAGAAGACTGCGGGTTGCCATTATTCATGGAATGGCCAGGATGGCTGCATTAATGGCTTCGACTTACAAGGCTTATCTGGGTGTGGGACTCGGTCCTTTGTCG TTTTTGACGAAGTTCCGGATACCACATCCAGGAAGAGTTGGTGGGAGAGTTTTCATTGATAAGGCAATGCCGTTGATGCTAAGTTGGGTCTTAGGTGGTAACAG cTCAAAACTTGAAGGAAGGTCACCCAGTTGCAGGCTGTCAGATAAA GCAAGTGACCAGTTACGAACATGGTTTGAGGATGATGATGCACTGGAGCGTGCTATCGATGGAGA GTGGTATCTTATACCATGTGGACAAGACAATGATGCTTCGCAACTTATTTGTTTGAACAGAGATGAGAAAAACCCCTGCATAATCGG GAGTGCACCGCATGGGGATGTTTCAGGAATATCAATAGCAATACCAAAGCCCCAG GTTTCAGAGATGCATGCTCGTATCAGCTACAAGGATGGTGCCTTCTACCTGACTGATTTGCGGAGTGAACATGGTACCTGGATTGCCGA TATTGAGGGGAAGCGATACCGGGTACCTCCAAATTTTCCTGCTCGTTTTCGTCCATCAGATGCTATTGAGATTGGTTCTCAGAAG GTCGCATTTAGGGTTAAAGTGATGAAATCTTCTCCAGGGAGTGTTGAGAAGGAAGGTATTCTTCAGGCAGCTTGA
- the LOC117633460 gene encoding uncharacterized protein LOC117633460 gives MVDVDRRMTGLNPAHIAGLRRLSARAAAGPPTPSSTATATTLPVRNGLLSFASLAENVTSHLKSSGIQVQPGLSESEFARAEAEFGFAFPPDLKAILSAGLPVGPGFPDWRAAGARLHLKASLDLPIAAISFQIARNTLWSKSWGPRPSDPEKALRVARTALKRAPLLIPIFNHCYIPCNPCLAGNPIFFVDENRIFCCGLDLSDFFERESLFRKSDSDPYILKKQRSVSEKSAGSSTNFSRRSLDTGFGSGGKTPRWVEFWSDAAVDRRRRNSNSSSSSSSSPERFFDMPSRSEIPKWVDEYIDQIGSALRRGGWSDSDISDMVSVSASGFFEGEMVMLDNQAVLDALLLKADRFSDSLRKAGWSSEEVSDALGFNFRPEKEKKPAKKLSPELVERIGKLAESVSR, from the coding sequence ATGGTTGACGTCGACCGGAGGATGACCGGTCTGAACCCGGCGCACATAGCCGGCCTCCGCCGCCTCTCCGCCCGAGCCGCCGCGGGACCACCAACCCCCTCCTCAACCGCCACCGCAACAACCCTTCCCGTACGAAACGGCCTTCTCTCGTTCGCTTCTTTGGCCGAGAACGTGACATCCCACCTCAAAAGCTCCGGTATCCAGGTCCAGCCGGGTCTATCCGAATCCGAGTTCGCCCGAGCCGAAGCGGAGTTCGGGTTCGCATTCCCGCCAGACCTCAAAGCCATTCTCTCGGCTGGGTTGCCGGTGGGCCCGGGCTTCCCGGACTGGCGTGCCGCCGGTGCTCGTCTCCATCTCAAGGCTTCGCTTGACCTTCCGATCGCGGCGATTTCGTTCCAAATCGCTCGGAACACCCTCTGGTCCAAGTCGTGGGGCCCGAGACCGTCCGACCCGGAAAAGGCTTTGCGGGTCGCGCGAACTGCTTTGAAGAGGGCTCCGCTTCTGATACCCATCTTCAACCATTGCTACATTCCTTGTAACCCTTGTTTGGCTGGGAACCCCATCTTCTTCGTCGATGAGAACCGGATCTTCTGTTGCGGGTTGGATCTATCCGATTTCTTTGAGCGCGAGTCTTTGTTTCGAAAATCGGACTCCGACCCGTATATTCTCAAGAAGCAAAGGTCAGTGAGCGAAAAATCGGCCGGGTCGTCGACTAATTTCTCGCGAAGGAGCCTGGATACGGGTTTCGGGTCCGGAGGTAAAACACCGAGATGGGTCGAGTTCTGGAGCGACGCCGCCGTGGATCGTCGCCGGAGGAACTCAAACTCGTCGTCATCGTCGTCCTCGTCGCCGGAGCGGTTCTTTGATATGCCATCGAGGTCCGAAATCCCGAAATGGGTGGACGAGTACATTGATCAAATCGGGTCCGCTTTGCGACGAGGCGGATGGAGCGACTCCGATATATCGGACATGGTCTCGGTATCGGCGTCTGGGTTTTTCGAAGGGGAGATGGTGATGCTGGACAACCAAGCGGTACTCGACGCTCTGCTCCTCAAAGCGGATCGGTTCTCGGACTCGCTCCGAAAAGCCGGGTGGAGCTCCGAGGAAGTGTCGGATGCTTTGGGGTTTAATTTTCGACccgagaaggagaagaaaccGGCTAAGAAGCTGTCTCCGGAGCTCGTGGAAAGAATAGGGAAACTGGCTGAATCCGTTTCCCGGtaa
- the LOC117634402 gene encoding CLK4-associating serine/arginine rich protein isoform X2: protein MWHEARRSERKVHDMMDAARKRAQRRAVFLAKRRGDPQQSIQVVGSRCRLYRDDGLYQASEDQQGLIPWNGKQDVLIDRFDGRALLDFIRESRHLRAQEKSEEEEELEEFVNFERYRDLIKHRRRGFTDEEGLQHVNEEIETRVTAPFAPERSQMQQPSAVKGSYSQVGFSYEGDGKEEAQFSDPDDNDEDEEEDEDEDDFNSDDSSDEGMDKIAKEFGIKRYGWLVYMDKKAKDEEKRQKEVIKGDPAIRKMSRKERRKASQIEREREREAARVTGTQVLHHDPYRESRRSPTYEAYPRSRRSRSRSYSPSYSRRYPRGRHSDEAHRSKPATSKIEYITEFGGSGDKDESKRAGFSPPSSPPSQADVLNRPSTGLILEALHVDPASGASLEKDKGTKVVKPPASTSSALAKLTKGSTSGGPLKQQPVEKKETPQERLKRIMSRQLNKQIKKDTAAEIAKKREQERQRLEKLAETSRLSRSRRRSRSRSYSRSPPRYRDSRSRSRSKSSRRHYSRSRSRSRSRSRSRTHNHSRTYSRSPRVRSRTRH, encoded by the exons ATGTGGCACGAAGCAAGGAGGTCGGAGCGGAAGGTCCACGACATGATGGACGCCGCTCGAAAGCGAGCTCAACGACGTGCCGTTTTCCTGGCCAAGCGCCGCGGCGACCCGCAGCAATCGATCCAGGTCGTCGGCTCCCGCTGCCGTTTGTACCGCGACGACGGCCTCTACCAAGCCTCCGAGGACCAGCAAGGCCT gaTTCCTTGGAATGGGAAACAGGACGTTTTGATTGATAG ATTTGATGGGCGTGCTCTTCTCGATTTTATTCGAGAGTCCCGGCACTTACGTGCTCAAGAAAAAtcggaagaagaggaagaattAGAAGAGTTTGTTAATTTTGAGCGTTATCGGGATTTAATTAAGCATCGTCGTAGAGGAT TTACAGATGAAGAGGGTTTGCAACATGTGAATGAAGAAATAGAGACAAGGGTTACTGCTCCATTTGCTCCTGAgag ATCTCAGATGCAACAACCTTCTGCCGTTAAAGGTTCTTATTCACAGGTGGGGTTCTCTTATGAAGGGGATGGAAAAGAGGAGGCTCAGTTTTCAGACCCCGATGATAacgatgaagatgaagaagaagatgaggatgaggatgatTTCAACAGTGATGATAGCAGTGATGAAGGAATGGATAAAATAGCAAAAGAATTTGGAATAAAAAGGTATGGTTGGCTTGTATACATGGATAAGAAAGCTAAGGATGAGGAGAAAAGGCAAAAGGAAGTGATCAAAGGCGATCCTGCAATT AGGAAGATGAGTCGCAAGGAAAGAAGGAAGGCTTCTCAGATAGAaagggagagggaaagagaagcTGCACGGGTAACTGGAACTCAGGTGCTCCACCATGATCCGTACCG TGAATCTAGACGAAGTCCAACATATGAAGCTTATCCTCGCTCAAGAAG ATCAAGATCGCGATCATACTCACCATCATACTCACGGAGATATCCTCGTGGACGACATTCTGATGAAGCTCATCGAAGCAAACCAGCAACTTCTAAAATAGAATATATTACTGAATTTGGGGGCTCCGGAGATAAGGATGAATCAAAGCGTGCAGGATTTTCTCCACCGTCATCTCCTCCCTCACAGGCCGATGTGTTAAACCG GCCTTCAACTGGTCTCATACTTGAGGCTCTGCACGTTGATCCTGCATCCGGTGCATCCCTTGAGAAGGATAAGGGCACTAAAGTGGTGAAACCACCAGCAAG CACATCCTCAGCGTTAGCAAAGTTAACTAAGGGAAGTACTTCTGGTGGGCCATTGAAACAGCAACCAgtggagaagaaagaaactccTCAAGAACGACTTAAAAGGATTATGAGCAGGCAGCTGAACAAACAAA ttAAGAAAGATACTGCTGCTGAAATTGCTAAAAAGAGAGAGCAGGAGCGCCAGAGGCTGGAAAAACTTGCAGAAACAAGCCGATTAAGTAGATCTAGGCGTCGTAGTCGCAGCAGGAGCTATAGCCGCTCTCCTCCACG ATACCGAGATAGTAGAAGTCGGAGTAGAAGCAAGAGTTCCCGAAGACATTATTCTCGATCTCGGTCTCGGTCTCGTTCCCGCTCCCGCTCCCGAACCCATAATCATTCACGCACGTACTCCCGCTCACCAAG GGTACGAAGCCGAACAAGACATTGA
- the LOC117634402 gene encoding CLK4-associating serine/arginine rich protein isoform X1, producing the protein MWHEARRSERKVHDMMDAARKRAQRRAVFLAKRRGDPQQSIQVVGSRCRLYRDDGLYQASEDQQGLIPWNGKQDVLIDRFDGRALLDFIRESRHLRAQEKSEEEEELEEFVNFERYRDLIKHRRRGFTDEEGLQHVNEEIETRVTAPFAPERSQMQQPSAVKGSYSQVGFSYEGDGKEEAQFSDPDDNDEDEEEDEDEDDFNSDDSSDEGMDKIAKEFGIKRYGWLVYMDKKAKDEEKRQKEVIKGDPAIRKMSRKERRKASQIEREREREAARVTGTQVLHHDPYRESRRSPTYEAYPRSRRSRSRSYSPSYSRRYPRGRHSDEAHRSKPATSKIEYITEFGGSGDKDESKRAGFSPPSSPPSQADVLNRPSTGLILEALHVDPASGASLEKDKGTKVVKPPASTSSALAKLTKGSTSGGPLKQQPVEKKETPQERLKRIMSRQLNKQIKKDTAAEIAKKREQERQRLEKLAETSRLSRSRRRSRSRSYSRSPPRRYRDSRSRSRSKSSRRHYSRSRSRSRSRSRSRTHNHSRTYSRSPRVRSRTRH; encoded by the exons ATGTGGCACGAAGCAAGGAGGTCGGAGCGGAAGGTCCACGACATGATGGACGCCGCTCGAAAGCGAGCTCAACGACGTGCCGTTTTCCTGGCCAAGCGCCGCGGCGACCCGCAGCAATCGATCCAGGTCGTCGGCTCCCGCTGCCGTTTGTACCGCGACGACGGCCTCTACCAAGCCTCCGAGGACCAGCAAGGCCT gaTTCCTTGGAATGGGAAACAGGACGTTTTGATTGATAG ATTTGATGGGCGTGCTCTTCTCGATTTTATTCGAGAGTCCCGGCACTTACGTGCTCAAGAAAAAtcggaagaagaggaagaattAGAAGAGTTTGTTAATTTTGAGCGTTATCGGGATTTAATTAAGCATCGTCGTAGAGGAT TTACAGATGAAGAGGGTTTGCAACATGTGAATGAAGAAATAGAGACAAGGGTTACTGCTCCATTTGCTCCTGAgag ATCTCAGATGCAACAACCTTCTGCCGTTAAAGGTTCTTATTCACAGGTGGGGTTCTCTTATGAAGGGGATGGAAAAGAGGAGGCTCAGTTTTCAGACCCCGATGATAacgatgaagatgaagaagaagatgaggatgaggatgatTTCAACAGTGATGATAGCAGTGATGAAGGAATGGATAAAATAGCAAAAGAATTTGGAATAAAAAGGTATGGTTGGCTTGTATACATGGATAAGAAAGCTAAGGATGAGGAGAAAAGGCAAAAGGAAGTGATCAAAGGCGATCCTGCAATT AGGAAGATGAGTCGCAAGGAAAGAAGGAAGGCTTCTCAGATAGAaagggagagggaaagagaagcTGCACGGGTAACTGGAACTCAGGTGCTCCACCATGATCCGTACCG TGAATCTAGACGAAGTCCAACATATGAAGCTTATCCTCGCTCAAGAAG ATCAAGATCGCGATCATACTCACCATCATACTCACGGAGATATCCTCGTGGACGACATTCTGATGAAGCTCATCGAAGCAAACCAGCAACTTCTAAAATAGAATATATTACTGAATTTGGGGGCTCCGGAGATAAGGATGAATCAAAGCGTGCAGGATTTTCTCCACCGTCATCTCCTCCCTCACAGGCCGATGTGTTAAACCG GCCTTCAACTGGTCTCATACTTGAGGCTCTGCACGTTGATCCTGCATCCGGTGCATCCCTTGAGAAGGATAAGGGCACTAAAGTGGTGAAACCACCAGCAAG CACATCCTCAGCGTTAGCAAAGTTAACTAAGGGAAGTACTTCTGGTGGGCCATTGAAACAGCAACCAgtggagaagaaagaaactccTCAAGAACGACTTAAAAGGATTATGAGCAGGCAGCTGAACAAACAAA ttAAGAAAGATACTGCTGCTGAAATTGCTAAAAAGAGAGAGCAGGAGCGCCAGAGGCTGGAAAAACTTGCAGAAACAAGCCGATTAAGTAGATCTAGGCGTCGTAGTCGCAGCAGGAGCTATAGCCGCTCTCCTCCACG AAGATACCGAGATAGTAGAAGTCGGAGTAGAAGCAAGAGTTCCCGAAGACATTATTCTCGATCTCGGTCTCGGTCTCGTTCCCGCTCCCGCTCCCGAACCCATAATCATTCACGCACGTACTCCCGCTCACCAAG GGTACGAAGCCGAACAAGACATTGA
- the LOC117633450 gene encoding uncharacterized protein LOC117633450: MSEPHAPPPPPLYKQHSWSPDAYRDEAWHRRKKINGRSKLQRSKSVTDEDLDELKACIELGFGFNSPESDQRLADTLPALGLYYAVNKSYYDSVSHKSTTTPTSSFSPTPSECDSVPSPVGSPHTIFGPGDTPQTVKARLRQWAQVVACTVRQSS, translated from the exons ATGTCTGAACCGCACGCTCCGCCTCCTCCGCCGCTCTATAAGCAGCATTCCTGGTCCCCTGACGCCTACCGAGACGAGGCATGGCACCGCCGCAAGAAGATCAACGGCAGATCGAAGCTCCAGCGCAGCAAGAGCGTCACTGACGAAGACCTCGACGAGTTGAAAGCCTGCATCGAACTCGGGTTCGGGTTTAACTCGCCCGAGTCGGATCAGCGGCTCGCCGACACCCTGCCCGCTTTGGGACTTTACTACGCGGTTAACAAGAGTTATTACGACTCGGTATCTCACAAGTCTACGACGACCCCAACGTCGTCGTTTTCGCCAACCCCGTCCGAGTGCGACTCGGTGCCCTCCCCCGTGGGCAGCCCGCATACAATCTTCGGACCCG GAGATACGCCGCAGACGGTAAAGGCGCGGTTGAGGCAGTGGGCCCAGGTGGTTGCGTGCACGGTGAGGCAGAGTTCTTGA